A part of Nocardioides sp. WS12 genomic DNA contains:
- a CDS encoding Bax inhibitor-1/YccA family protein: protein MTRAATVAVRQTPKPAEEIMRSNNPVFNRSEEFNRSGGAAYQDFGQQYDGYAQPGSPTTESRTQGRMTIDSVVQSTAITLGITMIAAIATWLVTPEITPETGIPSSLLAAVTLGSGAAFILSLVNSFKRVISPALVIAFAVAEGVAMGALSELFNAVYGGSIIVQAVLGTFAAFAGTLAAYKFFDIQVGNKFRTFVIAAMFGMVALSLLEVVLGMFGGNNLGLFEDGMLGLVFAIAGLVLGVFMLILDFDFVERGVAAGIPERESWRAAFGLLVSLVWIYTNLLRILAILQSD, encoded by the coding sequence GTGACCAGGGCAGCCACCGTGGCGGTCCGGCAGACGCCCAAGCCTGCGGAGGAGATCATGCGCAGCAACAACCCGGTGTTCAACCGCTCGGAGGAGTTCAACCGCTCCGGTGGTGCCGCCTACCAGGACTTCGGCCAGCAGTACGACGGCTACGCCCAGCCGGGCAGCCCCACCACCGAGTCCCGCACCCAGGGCCGGATGACGATTGACTCCGTCGTCCAGTCCACCGCCATCACGCTCGGCATCACGATGATCGCGGCGATCGCAACCTGGCTCGTGACGCCGGAGATCACCCCCGAGACGGGTATCCCCAGCAGCCTGCTCGCTGCGGTCACCCTCGGCAGCGGCGCGGCGTTCATCCTGTCGCTGGTCAACTCGTTCAAGCGGGTCATCAGCCCCGCGCTCGTCATCGCGTTCGCGGTGGCCGAGGGCGTCGCGATGGGTGCGCTCAGCGAGCTGTTCAACGCCGTCTACGGCGGCAGCATCATCGTGCAGGCCGTGCTCGGCACGTTCGCAGCCTTCGCTGGCACGCTCGCCGCCTACAAGTTCTTCGACATCCAGGTCGGCAACAAGTTCCGCACCTTCGTCATCGCGGCCATGTTCGGCATGGTGGCGCTGAGCCTCCTCGAGGTCGTGCTCGGCATGTTCGGCGGCAACAACCTCGGACTGTTCGAAGACGGCATGCTCGGCCTGGTGTTCGCCATCGCCGGCCTGGTGCTCGGTGTGTTCATGCTGATCCTCGACTTCGACTTCGTCGAGCGGGGTGTCGCAGCCGGCATCCCCGAGCGCGAGTCGTGGCGTGCAGCCTTCGGTCTGCTCGTCAGCCTGGTCTGGATCTACACCAACCTGCTCCGGATCCTCGCGATCCTGCAGTCCGACTGA
- a CDS encoding cellulase family glycosylhydrolase, which translates to MRTGTRSTVLAAAVALLAGALTGLSPARAQESAPLAQPAVVVPAQAAGEPEPVPQLRRQGRWLVDERGRVVIVHGFNLVWKLDPYVPPDSAEGFTEADAAWLAQYGFNGVRLGTLWAGLTPDAPGVGDPAYRDGWQRVMDLFADRGIWMQLDMHQDQWHETYGGEGVPDWALHRPKLLSLLPPINLPFPMGYWTPENSLIFDEFWANRHRGVDDWAAAWQVAAGWWKDQPHLMGYDLMNEPWMGLEWLACFTGGCENSYVKELQPAYEKVTRAIRQVDPDNVVWWEPQQLAAGRQVPTYLKPMAGEDQLGYSWHNYCQDVFLESQGLPFGNVENCWKFSQERSTTALTQARRINAAPMMSEWGATDNLRAIEIDSAVADQNLMGWSHWAYKQWQDPTTADDAQGMFHDDTDFSTVKQEKLRLLVRTYAQATAGEPLAMSFDATTGAFSYRYRASAIEAPTEIFVSPLHYADGYRVEVTNGAWEVGQAGRILVRPVVVGADVVVQITAR; encoded by the coding sequence GTGCGGACTGGAACACGTTCTACCGTCCTGGCGGCTGCGGTCGCCCTGCTGGCCGGCGCGCTGACGGGCCTGAGCCCGGCGCGCGCCCAGGAGTCGGCTCCGCTCGCGCAGCCAGCGGTCGTCGTACCGGCTCAGGCGGCGGGTGAGCCCGAGCCGGTTCCGCAACTGCGCCGCCAGGGGCGCTGGCTGGTGGACGAGCGCGGCCGGGTCGTCATCGTGCACGGCTTCAACCTGGTGTGGAAGCTCGACCCGTACGTGCCGCCGGACAGCGCCGAGGGCTTCACCGAGGCCGATGCGGCGTGGCTGGCGCAGTACGGGTTCAACGGCGTGCGCCTCGGCACCTTGTGGGCAGGCCTGACTCCGGACGCGCCCGGCGTCGGTGACCCGGCGTACCGCGACGGGTGGCAGCGGGTGATGGACCTGTTCGCCGACCGCGGCATCTGGATGCAACTCGACATGCACCAGGACCAGTGGCACGAGACGTACGGCGGCGAAGGGGTGCCGGACTGGGCGCTCCATCGCCCGAAGCTGTTGAGCCTGCTCCCGCCGATCAACCTGCCGTTCCCGATGGGTTACTGGACGCCGGAGAACTCACTGATCTTCGACGAGTTCTGGGCCAACCGGCACCGCGGTGTGGACGACTGGGCGGCCGCCTGGCAGGTCGCGGCGGGTTGGTGGAAGGACCAGCCGCACCTGATGGGCTATGACCTGATGAACGAGCCGTGGATGGGTCTGGAGTGGCTCGCCTGCTTCACCGGCGGCTGCGAGAACTCCTACGTCAAGGAGCTCCAGCCGGCGTACGAGAAGGTCACCCGGGCCATCCGCCAGGTCGATCCCGACAACGTGGTCTGGTGGGAACCGCAGCAACTCGCGGCCGGCCGACAGGTGCCGACGTACCTCAAGCCGATGGCAGGCGAGGACCAGCTCGGCTACTCGTGGCACAACTACTGCCAGGACGTGTTCCTGGAGTCCCAGGGCCTGCCCTTCGGCAACGTCGAGAACTGCTGGAAGTTCAGCCAGGAACGGTCGACGACGGCGCTCACCCAGGCCCGGCGGATCAATGCCGCGCCGATGATGAGCGAGTGGGGCGCGACCGACAACCTCCGCGCGATCGAGATCGACTCCGCGGTGGCCGACCAGAACCTGATGGGCTGGTCGCACTGGGCCTACAAGCAGTGGCAGGACCCGACGACCGCTGACGACGCGCAGGGGATGTTCCACGACGACACGGACTTCTCCACGGTCAAACAGGAGAAGCTGCGGCTGCTGGTGCGGACCTATGCGCAGGCGACCGCCGGCGAACCGCTGGCGATGAGCTTCGACGCGACGACGGGAGCCTTCTCCTATCGCTACCGCGCCAGCGCGATCGAGGCGCCGACCGAGATCTTCGTCAGCCCCCTGCACTACGCCGACGGCTACCGGGTCGAGGTCACCAACGGCGCCTGGGAAGTTGGTCAGGCCGGCCGGATCCTGGTGCGCCCGGTCGTCGTCGGCGCGGACGTGGTCGTCCAGATCACGGCACGCTGA
- a CDS encoding class I SAM-dependent methyltransferase, which translates to MRHHDHRHDHGHSHDEGLETLRQALSAEAWNERYSGSDRVWSGKPNQRLVEQAKDLDPGTALDVACGEGGDAIWLARQGWEVTAVDVSEVALEKVAIHAEEAGVSRHLRIGLYDALSDPRPAGHRTFDLVTVSFLHVPIPDFNDIYRGIAEAVAPGGRLLVTAHHPHDVESGARHSHGDGLLFEPERVLEALGVGTDDSPWVIEVAETQDREQAMPEGPMKVRDTVVRLRREG; encoded by the coding sequence ATGCGCCATCACGATCACCGGCACGACCACGGGCACTCGCACGACGAGGGCCTCGAGACGCTCCGCCAGGCGCTGAGCGCCGAGGCCTGGAACGAGCGGTACTCCGGCAGCGACCGCGTCTGGAGCGGCAAGCCCAACCAGCGCCTGGTCGAACAGGCCAAGGACCTCGATCCCGGTACGGCGCTCGACGTGGCCTGCGGCGAGGGCGGCGACGCCATCTGGCTCGCGCGGCAGGGCTGGGAGGTCACCGCGGTCGACGTCTCGGAGGTCGCCCTGGAGAAGGTCGCAATCCACGCGGAGGAAGCGGGCGTCTCCCGCCACCTCAGGATCGGCCTGTACGACGCCCTGAGTGACCCGCGTCCTGCGGGCCACCGCACCTTCGACCTGGTGACCGTGAGCTTCCTGCACGTCCCGATCCCCGACTTCAACGACATCTACCGCGGCATCGCCGAGGCGGTCGCTCCGGGAGGACGGTTGCTGGTCACGGCGCACCACCCCCACGACGTCGAATCGGGCGCTCGCCACTCGCACGGCGACGGGTTGCTGTTCGAGCCCGAGCGGGTGCTCGAGGCGCTCGGCGTCGGCACGGACGACAGCCCGTGGGTGATCGAGGTTGCCGAGACCCAGGACCGCGAGCAGGCGATGCCGGAGGGCCCGATGAAGGTGCGCGACACCGTCGTGCGACTGCGCCGCGAGGGCTGA
- a CDS encoding LuxR C-terminal-related transcriptional regulator, with translation MDLIARAEQHCRAGLSDRVLRERLLEAVRSAVPFDAHVFALTDPVTGVGSSPHATVPPEAMAQLRDVIRRRYLDPDPDEWCGWLGRFGVTDVARVSFADRYGAWGWLELWRTGGQPFGASERVALDALGPVVTTGLRAAAARTFVDPPEGQVSLEPGIVLLDADLQVRSQTDAAAEALLRLLPPEEPVPPVPAAAYNVGAALLAREEAGRPWEPSARVHLGANRWVSVRAARLGADIAVSIGPATGAERTDLLARVHGLSPRETEVLGLAVHGLDSRAIAERLTIAPTTAEDHLRALLAKTGAASRQVLLSRVLGI, from the coding sequence GTGGACCTGATCGCACGTGCCGAGCAGCACTGTCGTGCCGGCCTCTCCGACCGTGTGTTGCGGGAGCGTCTGCTCGAGGCCGTCCGCTCCGCCGTGCCCTTCGACGCCCACGTCTTCGCCCTCACCGACCCGGTCACCGGTGTGGGGAGCTCGCCCCATGCCACGGTCCCGCCCGAGGCGATGGCCCAGTTGCGGGACGTGATCCGGCGGCGATACCTGGACCCCGACCCCGACGAGTGGTGTGGGTGGCTCGGCAGGTTCGGGGTCACCGACGTGGCCCGGGTGAGCTTTGCCGACCGGTACGGCGCCTGGGGCTGGCTCGAGCTCTGGCGGACCGGTGGGCAGCCGTTCGGGGCCAGCGAGCGGGTCGCGCTCGACGCCCTGGGGCCGGTGGTGACGACCGGGTTGCGCGCCGCCGCGGCCCGCACCTTCGTCGATCCGCCGGAGGGCCAGGTGTCACTGGAACCGGGCATCGTGCTTCTCGACGCCGACCTGCAGGTGCGGTCGCAGACGGATGCGGCCGCCGAGGCATTGTTGCGCCTGCTTCCGCCGGAGGAACCCGTCCCACCCGTGCCCGCGGCGGCGTACAACGTCGGCGCGGCTCTGCTCGCTCGCGAAGAGGCTGGCCGCCCGTGGGAGCCCTCGGCGCGGGTGCACCTCGGAGCCAATCGCTGGGTCAGCGTGCGCGCGGCCCGGTTGGGTGCGGACATCGCGGTGTCGATCGGACCGGCCACGGGTGCGGAGCGGACGGACCTCCTGGCCCGGGTCCACGGCCTGTCCCCGCGAGAGACCGAGGTGCTCGGACTGGCCGTGCACGGGCTGGACTCGCGTGCGATCGCCGAGCGCCTGACCATCGCTCCGACAACCGCCGAGGACCACCTCCGTGCGCTCCTCGCGAAGACCGGCGCCGCGTCGCGCCAGGTCCTCCTGTCGCGCGTGCTCGGCATCTGA
- a CDS encoding peptide deformylase has translation MSPEEGTARLAAWSEAELGIEGNLLEVVRAPAGVLSARGADVDPTAPEMVQLAADLVATMRVSPGCVGLAANQVGVGVRMFCVDVTDHPKARTLHGTFVLCNAEVIEASRNEKAREGCMSVPDFTGDVKRGSRLTVRGQLPLTGEEVEFATDAFEARALQHEIDHTDGLLFLDRVAGAHAIYPRQTYL, from the coding sequence GTGAGCCCCGAAGAAGGGACCGCGCGACTCGCCGCGTGGTCCGAAGCAGAGCTCGGCATCGAGGGCAATCTCCTCGAGGTCGTCCGAGCGCCGGCTGGCGTGTTGTCCGCCCGCGGTGCCGACGTCGACCCGACCGCACCCGAGATGGTGCAACTGGCGGCCGACTTGGTCGCCACGATGCGGGTCAGCCCCGGTTGCGTCGGCCTGGCCGCCAACCAGGTGGGTGTCGGCGTCCGCATGTTCTGTGTCGACGTCACCGACCACCCCAAGGCCCGCACCCTGCACGGCACGTTCGTGCTCTGCAACGCCGAGGTGATCGAGGCCAGCCGCAACGAGAAGGCCCGCGAGGGCTGCATGAGCGTCCCCGACTTCACCGGGGACGTGAAGCGCGGATCGCGGCTCACCGTGCGCGGCCAGCTGCCCCTCACCGGCGAGGAGGTCGAGTTCGCGACCGACGCCTTCGAGGCGCGCGCCCTCCAGCACGAGATCGACCACACCGACGGACTGTTGTTCCTGGACCGCGTCGCCGGTGCTCACGCGATCTACCCTCGCCAGACGTACTTATAG
- a CDS encoding ACT domain-containing protein, giving the protein MSTDLFAVTVLGHDRPGIIAATTAGLAELGLNIEDTTMTLLRGHFSMMLLCRGAASGAEIEAALAPLADSGDLDVAVRPVTDEPSHASGGSQWVLTVHGGDRSGIVSAIVAEVAAVGGNITDLTTRLAGDLYLLVAELDLPAGTDASGLDATVRAAAAELGVTATLRPVEADEL; this is encoded by the coding sequence GTGAGCACCGACCTCTTCGCCGTCACTGTCCTCGGCCACGACCGCCCCGGCATCATCGCGGCCACCACGGCCGGCCTTGCCGAGCTGGGGCTCAACATCGAGGACACGACGATGACCCTGCTGCGGGGGCACTTCTCGATGATGCTGCTGTGCCGCGGTGCGGCCAGCGGCGCCGAGATCGAGGCGGCCCTCGCGCCGTTGGCCGACAGCGGCGACCTCGACGTCGCGGTCCGTCCGGTGACCGACGAGCCGTCGCACGCCAGCGGTGGCAGCCAGTGGGTGCTGACCGTCCATGGTGGCGACCGCTCGGGCATCGTCTCCGCGATCGTGGCAGAAGTGGCAGCCGTGGGCGGCAACATCACCGACCTGACCACGCGCCTGGCCGGTGACCTCTACCTGCTCGTCGCCGAACTCGACCTGCCTGCCGGCACCGACGCCTCCGGCCTCGACGCGACCGTCCGCGCGGCCGCCGCGGAGCTCGGCGTGACCGCGACCCTGCGCCCCGTCGAGGCCGACGAACTGTGA
- a CDS encoding Ppx/GppA phosphatase family protein translates to MSTYRDAAPIAAIDCGTNTIKLLVGDPAGNPDGVRRESRMIRLGQGVDATGRLAPEALERAFTAIDEFAAIIRDAGVERIRFCATSATRDAENSAEFTDGVVARLGIEPEVLSGVEEARLAFGGAVRGLAGADLASPVLVIDVGGGSTELILGDPATGPTAAHSMDIGSVRLHERHVRHDPITAEEIAAIVADIDTALDASPVDPAAAAVVIGVAGTNTTIAAGTLGLAAYDRTLIHGQVLASTDVQALVDGLLAMTVAQRRELGWMHPGRADVIDAGALIVSRVLARISVDSMTVAETDILDGIAWSLV, encoded by the coding sequence GTGAGCACGTATCGAGACGCCGCGCCGATCGCCGCGATCGACTGCGGCACCAACACGATCAAGCTCCTGGTCGGCGACCCGGCGGGCAACCCCGATGGAGTACGCCGCGAGAGCCGGATGATTCGGCTCGGGCAGGGCGTCGACGCGACCGGCCGGCTGGCGCCCGAGGCGCTGGAGCGGGCGTTCACGGCCATCGACGAGTTCGCCGCGATCATTCGGGACGCGGGTGTCGAGCGGATCCGGTTCTGCGCCACCTCGGCCACCCGCGACGCCGAGAACTCGGCCGAGTTCACCGACGGCGTCGTGGCCCGCCTGGGGATCGAGCCCGAGGTGCTCTCTGGTGTCGAAGAGGCGCGACTGGCGTTCGGGGGAGCGGTGCGCGGCCTTGCGGGCGCGGACCTCGCCTCGCCGGTGCTGGTCATCGACGTCGGCGGCGGTTCGACCGAGCTGATCCTCGGTGACCCGGCGACCGGTCCGACGGCTGCGCACTCCATGGACATCGGTTCCGTGCGCCTCCACGAACGGCACGTCCGCCACGACCCGATCACCGCCGAGGAGATCGCCGCGATCGTCGCCGACATCGACACGGCCCTGGACGCTTCTCCCGTTGACCCGGCTGCTGCAGCCGTCGTGATCGGTGTCGCCGGCACCAACACGACGATCGCGGCCGGAACCCTCGGGCTGGCTGCCTACGACCGCACCCTGATCCACGGCCAGGTCCTCGCCAGTACCGACGTGCAGGCGCTCGTGGACGGCCTGCTGGCCATGACGGTCGCGCAGCGCCGCGAGCTGGGCTGGATGCACCCGGGTCGCGCCGACGTGATCGACGCTGGCGCCCTGATCGTCTCCCGCGTACTGGCCCGGATCTCCGTCGACTCGATGACGGTGGCCGAGACGGACATCCTCGACGGCATCGCCTGGTCGCTGGTCTGA
- a CDS encoding DUF501 domain-containing protein — MSSTDADVAVIAAQLGRTPRGIHAIGHRCPCGNPDVVSTEPRLPNGTPFPTTYYLTCPRVNSRIGTLEASGLMKEMQDRLGTDPELAAAYRAAHEAYLADREAVRVSCDMEVPEIEGISAGGMPDRVKCLHVLAGHALAAGPGVNPLGDEVLGILGDWWAKGPCVTVEPAGPVVE; from the coding sequence GTGAGCAGCACCGACGCCGATGTTGCGGTCATCGCGGCGCAACTCGGTCGGACGCCGCGCGGGATCCACGCCATCGGGCATCGCTGCCCGTGCGGGAACCCCGACGTGGTCAGCACCGAACCGCGGCTGCCGAACGGGACTCCGTTCCCGACGACGTACTACCTCACCTGCCCGCGGGTGAACTCCCGCATCGGGACGCTCGAGGCGTCCGGGTTGATGAAGGAGATGCAGGACCGCCTCGGCACCGACCCCGAGCTCGCCGCCGCCTACCGCGCCGCGCACGAGGCCTACCTCGCCGACCGCGAAGCGGTTCGTGTCTCCTGTGACATGGAGGTCCCCGAGATCGAGGGCATCTCTGCCGGTGGCATGCCCGATCGGGTCAAGTGCCTCCACGTGCTGGCCGGCCATGCGCTCGCTGCCGGTCCGGGGGTCAACCCGCTCGGTGACGAGGTGCTCGGGATCCTCGGCGACTGGTGGGCCAAGGGGCCCTGCGTCACGGTGGAGCCCGCCGGTCCGGTCGTCGAGTAG
- a CDS encoding septum formation initiator family protein yields the protein MADERRTSRKPGRPTSGRSGPRYAERLKVERKLAARDRQAALDRARAEHQKKSRLTGRAAILVLVLAVLAVSYASSLRAYLQQRTHIEALESQILERESNIDDLEKEKERWQDPSYVAQQARARFGYVAKGETPFVVVDENGDPLDASAELGDTSTLEDPDAQVWYEDAWDSMKIAGNPPTKVRAPKDEIQAPKEDLDE from the coding sequence ATGGCTGACGAGCGCCGAACGTCCCGCAAGCCGGGCCGCCCCACTTCGGGTCGGTCCGGACCGCGGTACGCCGAGCGCCTGAAGGTCGAGCGCAAGCTTGCTGCGCGCGACCGTCAGGCCGCGCTCGATCGCGCTCGCGCCGAGCACCAGAAGAAGTCGCGGCTCACCGGCCGGGCGGCGATCCTGGTGCTCGTCCTGGCCGTGCTGGCCGTCTCCTATGCGTCGTCGCTGCGGGCCTACCTGCAGCAGCGCACCCACATCGAGGCGCTCGAGAGCCAGATCCTCGAGAGGGAGTCGAACATCGACGACCTCGAGAAGGAGAAGGAGCGCTGGCAGGACCCGTCGTACGTCGCCCAGCAGGCGCGCGCCCGCTTCGGGTACGTCGCGAAGGGCGAGACCCCGTTCGTGGTGGTCGACGAGAACGGCGACCCGCTGGATGCCTCGGCTGAACTCGGCGACACCTCGACGCTCGAGGACCCGGACGCCCAGGTCTGGTACGAGGACGCGTGGGACTCGATGAAGATCGCCGGCAACCCGCCGACGAAGGTGCGTGCGCCCAAGGACGAGATCCAGGCGCCCAAGGAGGACCTGGACGAGTGA
- the eno gene encoding phosphopyruvate hydratase — translation MAAIEAVGAREILDSRGNPTVEVEVLLDDGSFARAAVPSGASTGAFEAVELRDGGERYAGKGVEQAVLAVIQKLGPAIEGLDAADQRLIDQTMLEIDGTPNKANVGANAILGVSLAVARAAADSAQLPLYRYVGGPNAHLLPVPMMNILNGGAHADTNVDIQEFMIAPIGAPTFREALRMGTEVYHELKAVLKSRGLATAVGDEGGFAPDLESNRAALDLIAEAIGKAGYVLGKDIALALDVAASEFCENGSYTFEGAQKTAAEMTAYYAELVAAYPIVSIEDPLDEDDWDGWKAITDELGTKTQLVGDDLFVTNVERLQRGITGGQANSLLVKVNQIGSLTETLDSVELAQRNGYRCMMSHRSGETEDTTIADLAVATNCGQIKTGAPARSERVAKYNQLLRIEDELGDAARYAGAAAFPRYQG, via the coding sequence GTGGCAGCGATCGAAGCCGTCGGAGCCCGCGAGATCCTTGATTCGCGCGGCAACCCCACCGTCGAGGTCGAGGTCCTTCTCGACGACGGATCCTTTGCGCGTGCGGCGGTGCCGAGCGGCGCCTCCACTGGCGCCTTCGAGGCGGTCGAGCTCCGTGACGGCGGCGAGCGGTACGCCGGCAAGGGCGTCGAGCAGGCCGTCCTGGCCGTCATCCAGAAGCTCGGCCCGGCCATCGAGGGACTTGATGCAGCCGACCAGCGCCTGATCGACCAGACCATGCTCGAGATCGACGGCACGCCGAACAAGGCGAACGTCGGCGCGAACGCGATCCTCGGCGTCTCGCTGGCCGTGGCCCGCGCCGCCGCGGACTCCGCGCAGCTGCCGCTCTACCGCTACGTCGGCGGACCGAACGCGCACCTGCTGCCCGTGCCGATGATGAACATCCTCAACGGTGGCGCGCACGCCGACACCAACGTGGACATCCAGGAGTTCATGATCGCGCCGATCGGCGCTCCGACCTTCCGCGAGGCCCTGCGGATGGGCACCGAGGTCTACCACGAGCTCAAGGCCGTGCTGAAGAGCCGCGGACTCGCCACTGCCGTCGGCGACGAGGGCGGCTTCGCACCCGACCTCGAGTCCAACCGGGCGGCGCTCGACCTGATCGCCGAGGCGATCGGCAAGGCCGGCTACGTCCTGGGCAAGGACATCGCGCTCGCGCTCGACGTCGCCGCGTCCGAGTTCTGCGAGAACGGCTCCTACACGTTCGAAGGTGCGCAGAAGACGGCAGCCGAGATGACGGCCTACTACGCCGAACTCGTCGCCGCGTACCCGATCGTCAGCATCGAGGACCCGCTGGACGAGGACGACTGGGACGGCTGGAAGGCCATCACCGACGAGCTCGGCACCAAGACCCAGCTCGTCGGCGACGACCTGTTCGTCACCAATGTCGAGCGGTTGCAGCGCGGCATCACCGGCGGCCAGGCCAACTCGCTGCTCGTGAAGGTCAACCAGATCGGCTCGCTCACAGAGACCCTCGACTCCGTCGAGCTCGCCCAGCGCAACGGCTACCGCTGCATGATGAGCCACCGCTCCGGCGAGACCGAGGACACCACGATCGCCGACCTCGCGGTCGCGACGAACTGCGGCCAGATCAAGACCGGCGCCCCGGCCCGGTCCGAGCGGGTCGCGAAGTACAACCAGCTGCTGCGCATCGAGGACGAGCTCGGTGACGCTGCCCGCTACGCCGGCGCTGCCGCCTTCCCCCGCTACCAGGGCTGA
- a CDS encoding nuclear transport factor 2 family protein has protein sequence MSDDGRRIEKLLFAYADGVDAGDLAAVGELFRHGRVCGETPTGPVTLAEGPAAVEAFYRSIIRLYDDGTPRTRHITTNVTVDVDDAAGTASAASSYTVFQATPDLPLQAVIIGRYADTFRRVDGTWWFETRTMRADLTGDLSAHLLRRP, from the coding sequence TTGTCCGACGACGGCCGCCGGATCGAGAAGCTGCTCTTCGCCTACGCCGACGGCGTGGACGCCGGCGACCTCGCGGCGGTGGGGGAGTTGTTCCGCCACGGCCGGGTCTGCGGCGAGACGCCCACGGGACCGGTCACCCTCGCGGAGGGACCGGCCGCCGTGGAGGCGTTCTACCGCTCGATCATCCGTCTGTACGACGACGGCACGCCCCGCACCCGACACATCACCACCAACGTGACGGTCGACGTCGACGACGCTGCGGGCACGGCGAGCGCCGCGTCGTCGTACACGGTCTTCCAGGCGACGCCGGACCTGCCGTTGCAGGCGGTCATCATCGGGCGCTACGCGGACACGTTCCGCCGGGTCGACGGCACCTGGTGGTTCGAGACCCGCACCATGCGCGCCGATCTGACCGGTGACCTCAGCGCGCATCTGCTGCGTCGCCCCTGA
- a CDS encoding ferritin-like fold-containing protein, producing the protein MAESVDAPAPVANPVPDTDPAYREAVVDLLGAISYGEISAFERLAEDAKLAPTLPDKVDLATMASIELAKVHRLHDRIRSFGADPFVAMAPFSRPIDEFHGHTAPADWYEGLVKAYVGDGLANDFYREIAAYLDPETRDLVVSSMEEGTHSAFVVDRVRAAIVEDHRLGGRLALWGRRLMGEALTQAQRVAADRDALSALLAGGVDRPGLDLAALGRMFTRLTERHMARMAELGLEA; encoded by the coding sequence ATGGCTGAATCCGTCGACGCGCCCGCGCCCGTGGCCAATCCGGTGCCCGACACCGATCCCGCCTACCGCGAGGCCGTGGTGGACCTGCTCGGCGCGATCTCGTACGGCGAGATCTCCGCCTTCGAGCGGCTCGCCGAGGACGCCAAGCTCGCGCCGACGCTCCCCGACAAGGTGGACCTGGCGACGATGGCGAGCATCGAGCTCGCGAAGGTGCACCGCCTGCATGACCGGATCCGGTCCTTCGGTGCCGACCCGTTCGTGGCGATGGCGCCCTTCAGTAGGCCGATCGACGAGTTCCACGGCCACACGGCGCCCGCCGACTGGTACGAGGGCCTGGTCAAGGCGTACGTCGGCGACGGGCTCGCCAACGACTTCTACCGCGAGATCGCGGCCTACCTCGACCCCGAGACCCGCGACCTCGTCGTGTCCTCCATGGAGGAGGGCACGCATTCGGCTTTCGTGGTCGACCGCGTCAGGGCCGCCATCGTCGAGGACCACCGGCTCGGTGGCCGGCTCGCGCTGTGGGGCCGTCGCCTGATGGGGGAGGCGCTCACCCAGGCGCAGCGCGTGGCAGCGGATCGCGACGCACTCTCGGCCCTGCTCGCCGGTGGTGTGGATCGCCCGGGGCTGGACCTCGCGGCCCTCGGCCGGATGTTCACCCGTCTCACCGAACGCCACATGGCACGGATGGCCGAGCTCGGCCTCGAGGCCTGA